A genomic segment from Montipora foliosa isolate CH-2021 chromosome 9, ASM3666993v2, whole genome shotgun sequence encodes:
- the LOC137971624 gene encoding uncharacterized protein — MTIMSCLSPLRDPDLRLPNNRDLALRRLSQLKRRFLADERYRNDYVTFMEGVISKGYAERVRLGFPINKDVKKREENQSAMSLSQSRETSTWYIPHHGVYHPKKPNKICVVFDCAAECNGESLNKHLLQGSDLTNTLAGVLSRFCQEPVGIMCDIESMFYQVHVTSEFRDLLRFFWWEGGDLSKSPVEYRMTVHLFGVTSSPGCANFALKKTAQDGEEEFGAEAADLLQNNFYVDNGLKSCSTVEEATMLVSSVKEMCKKAGFNLHKFVSNKKEVLRSIPIFDRADDLKNIDLDLDKLPMERALGVHWCIQSDTFQFCLTQKDRPCTRRGILSTISSIFDLLGFVAPILLEGKSILQDLCRDSVGWDDHIPDVIKIRWEKWRAELPILQRLSIPRCFKPENFGSVVKKELHHFSDASTKGYGQCSYLRLQDDSGRIHCSFVAGKSRLTPLKPVTILRLELQATVTSVKVSRQIVKS, encoded by the coding sequence ATGACCATTATGAGCTGCCTCTCCCCCCTAAGGGATCCGGACTTAAGGCTTCCAAACAATCGAGACTTAGCTCTACGTCGATTGTCACAACTGAAGAGAAGGTTCCTCGCTGATGAAAGATACCGCAACGACTATGTGACGTTCATGGAGGGCGTCATAAGTAAAGGTTATGCTGAAAGGGTGAGGTTAGGCTTCCCTATCAACAAAGACGTGAAGAAACGTGAAGAGAACCAAAGTGCCATGTCATTGTCCCAGTCAAGAGAAACCAGTACTTGGTATATCCCTCACCATGGGGTATACCATCCAAAGAAGCCGAATAAAATTTGCGTGGTGTTTGACTGTGCCGCCGAGTGCAATGGGGAGTCACTGAATAAACATCTTCTGCAAGGCTCGGATTTAACGAACACCCTTGCTGGCGTCCTCAGCAGGTTTTGTCAAGAACCTGTGGGAATTATGTGCGACATAGAGTCGATGTTTTACCAAGTTCACGTGACAAGCGAGTTCAGAGATTTGCTGCGCTTTTTCTGGTGGGAAGGCGGGGACTTATCCAAGAGTCCAGTAGAGTACAGAATGACGGTGCACCTATTTGGAGTGACCTCATCGCCAGGTTGCGCTAACTTTGCCCTTAAGAAGACAGCACAGGATGGTGAGGAAGAGTTTGGAGCTGAAGCCGCGGACCTTTTACAAAATAATTTCTATGTTGACAACGGTTTGAAATCCTGTTCCACAGTTGAGGAGGCAACCATGCTGGTATCGTCTGTGAAAGAGATGTGCAAGAAAGCAGGTTTTAATCTGCACAAGTTTGTTTCGAATAAGAAAGAGGTTTTGAGAAGCATTCCAATTTTTGACCGAGCTGATGACCTCAAGAACATAGATCTCGATCTGGACAAGCTGCCAATGGAGAGAGCACTCGGGGTGCATTGGTGTATCCAGTCAGACACGTTTCAGTTTTGCTTAACGCAGAAAGATCGTCCTTGTACAAGGAGAGGGATTCTGTCCACCATAAGCTCAATTTTTGACCTGCTTGGTTTTGTCGCACCAATCCTATTGGAGGGAAAGAGCATCTTACAAGATCTGTGTCGTGACAGTGTGGGCTGGGATGACCACATACCTGACGTAATTAAGATAAGATGGGAAAAATGGCGAGCTGAGCTTCCTATCCTTCAACGTCTCTCAATTCCCAGATGCTTCAAGCCCGAAAACTTTGGATCTGTCGTGAAGAAAGAGCTACATCATTTCTCGGACGCAAGTACAAAGGGTTATGGGCAATGTAGTTATCTAAGGCTTCAAGATGATTCTGGCAGAATTCACTGTTCTTTCGTAGCCGGCAAGTCACGACTAACCCCCCTCAAGCCTGTGACAATTCTGCGCCTTGAGCTACAAGCCACTGTGACTTCCGTGAAGGTCAGCCGTCAGATTGTCAAGAGCTGA
- the LOC137971625 gene encoding uncharacterized protein, whose amino-acid sequence MTDQAETNSVARLNLKLSKESQESATETKIEAGKLPIKHSSFEPLLSPVGVEKEERPASEGTTRPQDSTLQQIVNLQVKQAELSAQFVSQQRASTLPSQQPPVFSGNYFDYPTFIAVFEAMIDKKVDSQRDRLYFLCKYTSGKVHEVIKGFLTWNSDKGYEEARKLLAQRFGNPFRVAEAYRSRLRSWTQIADGDSASIQDFADFLVCCQGAMQAMQYMEELNSPRILQEISSKLLLRSGSRLCREAHDVLRKTNRTVSFHDLVVFVKEEADLANDPVFSPEALKREKNKMTDKNRGKRVQGANSFVSLSS is encoded by the coding sequence ATGACCGATCAGGCAGAGACCAACAGCGTAGCACGTCTAAATCTTAAACTGAGTAAGGAAAGTCAAGAAAGTGCTACTGAAACTAAAATTGAAGCAGGGAAACTTCCCATAAAACATAGTTCTTTCGAGCCACTGTTGTCTCCAGTAGGCGTTGAAAAAGAGGAGAGGCCAGCCTCAGAAGGGACAACAAGGCCACAAGATTCGACCCTTCAACAAATAGTGAATCTTCAAGTCAAACAAGCCGAATTAAGTGCTCAGTTTGTCAGCCAGCAGAGAGCAAGCACGCTGCCCTCTCAACAACCGCCAGTGTTTAGTGGGAACTATTTCGATTATCCTACGTTCATCGCTGTCTTCGAGGCGATGATAGATAAGAAGGTGGACTCACAGAGGGATAGGTTGTATTTTTTGTGCAAGTATACTTCCGGCAAGGTTCACGAAGTCATTAAAGGTTTCTTGACTTGGAACTCCGACAAAGGTTACGAAGAAGCTCGCAAACTCTTGGCTCAGCGGTTCGGAAATCCGTTTCGAGTGGCCGAAGCTTACAGGTCCAGACTGCGAAGTTGGACTCAGATAGCAGATGGAGATAGTGCCAGTATCCAAGATTTCGCCGATTTTCTTGTTTGCTGCCAAGGAGCTATGCAAGCCATGCAGTACATGGAAGAACTGAACTCACCAAGGATATTGCAGGAAATCAGCTCCAAGTTACTACTTAGGTCTGGCTCTAGGTTGTGTCGCGAGGCACATGACGTTTTGAGGAAGACAAACAGAACAGTATCCTTTCACGACTTAGTTGTTTTCGTCAAGGAAGAAGCAGACCTCGCAAATGATCCAGTATTTTCCCCCGAAGCcctgaagagagaaaaaaacaagatgACTGATAAGAACAGGGGAAAGAGGGTTCAAGGAGCAAACAGTTTCGTGTCACTTTCCTCTTGA